From one Lycium barbarum isolate Lr01 chromosome 6, ASM1917538v2, whole genome shotgun sequence genomic stretch:
- the LOC132600728 gene encoding short-chain dehydrogenase/reductase 2b-like isoform X2, which translates to MASFAFGICTNFTCTTSNSSSTILPLHTNPACRLSFKNSVVNSATNSFCFSLCRYAVVTGANKGIGFETVKQLANSGVTVVLTARNEKRGMEATSLLNEQGFPNVVFHQLDVLDAQSVESLAKFIQTQYGRLDILVNNAGASGVVVDEDVLRALNIDPEDWLAGKAVNAIQVAMKTTYESAKLCLDTNYYGVKNVTEALLPLLRNSSSARIVNVSSLRSELQRVPNEERRKELGDIENLTEDKLDKILQKFLHDLKQDSLEVNGWQMMLPAYSISKVSLNAYTRVLARRYPKMRINCVHPGYVNTDINWHTGTMPVEEGAEGPVKLALLPDGGPSGCYFDRTVVAEF; encoded by the exons ATGGCTTCATTTGCATTTGGTATTTGTACTAATTTTACTTGTACTACTAGCAATAGTAGTAGTACTATACTCCCATTACACACCAACCCCGCTTGTAGATTGTCATTCAAGAACTCAGTGGTTAATTCTGCAACAAATTCATTCTGTTTTTCTCTTTGCAG GTATGCAGTGGTTACAGGGGCAAACAAGGGAATTGGCTTCGAGACCGTCAAACAGCTTGCAAATTCAGGTGTGACGGTTGTCTTAACAGCCAGAAACGAAAAGAGGGGAATGGAAGCAACATCCTTGCTGAATGAACAAGGTTTTCCGAATGTTGTTTTTCATCAGCTTGATGTTCTAGATGCTCAGAGCGTTGAGTCCTTGGCAAAGTTCATACAAACACAATATGGGAGGCTTGATATTCTG GTAAATAATGCTGGAGCTTCTGGAGTTGTAGTTGATGAAGATGTCCTAAGGGCCTTAAACATAGATCCTGAAGACTGG TTAGCAGGGAAAGCTGTTAATGCCATTCAAGTTGCGATGAAAACAACCTACGAAAGTGCCAAATTATGCTTGGACACTAATTACTATGGTGTTAAGAATGTTACTGAAGCTCTTCTTCCACTGCTTCGAAACTCATCTTCAGCAAGAATTGTTAATGTCTCCTCCCTTAGAAGTGAATTACAG CGAGTTCCAAACGAGGAGAGGAGAAAGGAGCTTGGAGATATTGAAAACCTGACAGAAGATAAACTCGAcaagattctacagaaatttttgCATGATCTGAAACAAGACTCTCTCGAAGTGAACGGTTGGCAGATGATGCTACCAGCATATAGCATATCAAAAGTATCACTTAATGCTTATACCAGAGTTCTTGCAAGAAGGTACCCGAAAATGCGCATCAATTGTGTGCATCCTGGATATGTCAACACGGATATAAACTGGCATACAGGAACAATGCCTGTTGAAGAAGGAGCTGAAGGACCCGTCAAGCTGGCTCTTTTGCCCGATGGAGGACCTTCTGGTTGCTACTTTGATCGTACAGTAGTAGCCGAGTTTTAG
- the LOC132600728 gene encoding short-chain dehydrogenase/reductase 2b-like isoform X1 yields MASFAFGICTNFTCTTSNSSSTILPLHTNPACRLSFKNSVVNSATNSFCFSLCSQKALAQAIVQLQRVLAMAVNVEKAPERYAVVTGANKGIGFETVKQLANSGVTVVLTARNEKRGMEATSLLNEQGFPNVVFHQLDVLDAQSVESLAKFIQTQYGRLDILVNNAGASGVVVDEDVLRALNIDPEDWLAGKAVNAIQVAMKTTYESAKLCLDTNYYGVKNVTEALLPLLRNSSSARIVNVSSLRSELQRVPNEERRKELGDIENLTEDKLDKILQKFLHDLKQDSLEVNGWQMMLPAYSISKVSLNAYTRVLARRYPKMRINCVHPGYVNTDINWHTGTMPVEEGAEGPVKLALLPDGGPSGCYFDRTVVAEF; encoded by the exons ATGGCTTCATTTGCATTTGGTATTTGTACTAATTTTACTTGTACTACTAGCAATAGTAGTAGTACTATACTCCCATTACACACCAACCCCGCTTGTAGATTGTCATTCAAGAACTCAGTGGTTAATTCTGCAACAAATTCATTCTGTTTTTCTCTTTGCAG TCAGAAGGCACTTGCTCAGGCGATCGTCCAACTTCAAAGGGTTCTCGCGATGGCAGTTAATGTAGAGAAGGCACCTGAAAG GTATGCAGTGGTTACAGGGGCAAACAAGGGAATTGGCTTCGAGACCGTCAAACAGCTTGCAAATTCAGGTGTGACGGTTGTCTTAACAGCCAGAAACGAAAAGAGGGGAATGGAAGCAACATCCTTGCTGAATGAACAAGGTTTTCCGAATGTTGTTTTTCATCAGCTTGATGTTCTAGATGCTCAGAGCGTTGAGTCCTTGGCAAAGTTCATACAAACACAATATGGGAGGCTTGATATTCTG GTAAATAATGCTGGAGCTTCTGGAGTTGTAGTTGATGAAGATGTCCTAAGGGCCTTAAACATAGATCCTGAAGACTGG TTAGCAGGGAAAGCTGTTAATGCCATTCAAGTTGCGATGAAAACAACCTACGAAAGTGCCAAATTATGCTTGGACACTAATTACTATGGTGTTAAGAATGTTACTGAAGCTCTTCTTCCACTGCTTCGAAACTCATCTTCAGCAAGAATTGTTAATGTCTCCTCCCTTAGAAGTGAATTACAG CGAGTTCCAAACGAGGAGAGGAGAAAGGAGCTTGGAGATATTGAAAACCTGACAGAAGATAAACTCGAcaagattctacagaaatttttgCATGATCTGAAACAAGACTCTCTCGAAGTGAACGGTTGGCAGATGATGCTACCAGCATATAGCATATCAAAAGTATCACTTAATGCTTATACCAGAGTTCTTGCAAGAAGGTACCCGAAAATGCGCATCAATTGTGTGCATCCTGGATATGTCAACACGGATATAAACTGGCATACAGGAACAATGCCTGTTGAAGAAGGAGCTGAAGGACCCGTCAAGCTGGCTCTTTTGCCCGATGGAGGACCTTCTGGTTGCTACTTTGATCGTACAGTAGTAGCCGAGTTTTAG
- the LOC132600728 gene encoding short-chain dehydrogenase/reductase 2b-like isoform X3, which yields MAVNVEKAPERYAVVTGANKGIGFETVKQLANSGVTVVLTARNEKRGMEATSLLNEQGFPNVVFHQLDVLDAQSVESLAKFIQTQYGRLDILVNNAGASGVVVDEDVLRALNIDPEDWLAGKAVNAIQVAMKTTYESAKLCLDTNYYGVKNVTEALLPLLRNSSSARIVNVSSLRSELQRVPNEERRKELGDIENLTEDKLDKILQKFLHDLKQDSLEVNGWQMMLPAYSISKVSLNAYTRVLARRYPKMRINCVHPGYVNTDINWHTGTMPVEEGAEGPVKLALLPDGGPSGCYFDRTVVAEF from the exons ATGGCAGTTAATGTAGAGAAGGCACCTGAAAG GTATGCAGTGGTTACAGGGGCAAACAAGGGAATTGGCTTCGAGACCGTCAAACAGCTTGCAAATTCAGGTGTGACGGTTGTCTTAACAGCCAGAAACGAAAAGAGGGGAATGGAAGCAACATCCTTGCTGAATGAACAAGGTTTTCCGAATGTTGTTTTTCATCAGCTTGATGTTCTAGATGCTCAGAGCGTTGAGTCCTTGGCAAAGTTCATACAAACACAATATGGGAGGCTTGATATTCTG GTAAATAATGCTGGAGCTTCTGGAGTTGTAGTTGATGAAGATGTCCTAAGGGCCTTAAACATAGATCCTGAAGACTGG TTAGCAGGGAAAGCTGTTAATGCCATTCAAGTTGCGATGAAAACAACCTACGAAAGTGCCAAATTATGCTTGGACACTAATTACTATGGTGTTAAGAATGTTACTGAAGCTCTTCTTCCACTGCTTCGAAACTCATCTTCAGCAAGAATTGTTAATGTCTCCTCCCTTAGAAGTGAATTACAG CGAGTTCCAAACGAGGAGAGGAGAAAGGAGCTTGGAGATATTGAAAACCTGACAGAAGATAAACTCGAcaagattctacagaaatttttgCATGATCTGAAACAAGACTCTCTCGAAGTGAACGGTTGGCAGATGATGCTACCAGCATATAGCATATCAAAAGTATCACTTAATGCTTATACCAGAGTTCTTGCAAGAAGGTACCCGAAAATGCGCATCAATTGTGTGCATCCTGGATATGTCAACACGGATATAAACTGGCATACAGGAACAATGCCTGTTGAAGAAGGAGCTGAAGGACCCGTCAAGCTGGCTCTTTTGCCCGATGGAGGACCTTCTGGTTGCTACTTTGATCGTACAGTAGTAGCCGAGTTTTAG
- the LOC132600728 gene encoding short-chain dehydrogenase/reductase 2b-like isoform X4, which produces MGDACRYAVVTGANKGIGFETVKQLANSGVTVVLTARNEKRGMEATSLLNEQGFPNVVFHQLDVLDAQSVESLAKFIQTQYGRLDILVNNAGASGVVVDEDVLRALNIDPEDWLAGKAVNAIQVAMKTTYESAKLCLDTNYYGVKNVTEALLPLLRNSSSARIVNVSSLRSELQRVPNEERRKELGDIENLTEDKLDKILQKFLHDLKQDSLEVNGWQMMLPAYSISKVSLNAYTRVLARRYPKMRINCVHPGYVNTDINWHTGTMPVEEGAEGPVKLALLPDGGPSGCYFDRTVVAEF; this is translated from the exons ATGGGAGATGCTTGTAGGTATGCAGTGGTTACAGGGGCAAACAAGGGAATTGGCTTCGAGACCGTCAAACAGCTTGCAAATTCAGGTGTGACGGTTGTCTTAACAGCCAGAAACGAAAAGAGGGGAATGGAAGCAACATCCTTGCTGAATGAACAAGGTTTTCCGAATGTTGTTTTTCATCAGCTTGATGTTCTAGATGCTCAGAGCGTTGAGTCCTTGGCAAAGTTCATACAAACACAATATGGGAGGCTTGATATTCTG GTAAATAATGCTGGAGCTTCTGGAGTTGTAGTTGATGAAGATGTCCTAAGGGCCTTAAACATAGATCCTGAAGACTGG TTAGCAGGGAAAGCTGTTAATGCCATTCAAGTTGCGATGAAAACAACCTACGAAAGTGCCAAATTATGCTTGGACACTAATTACTATGGTGTTAAGAATGTTACTGAAGCTCTTCTTCCACTGCTTCGAAACTCATCTTCAGCAAGAATTGTTAATGTCTCCTCCCTTAGAAGTGAATTACAG CGAGTTCCAAACGAGGAGAGGAGAAAGGAGCTTGGAGATATTGAAAACCTGACAGAAGATAAACTCGAcaagattctacagaaatttttgCATGATCTGAAACAAGACTCTCTCGAAGTGAACGGTTGGCAGATGATGCTACCAGCATATAGCATATCAAAAGTATCACTTAATGCTTATACCAGAGTTCTTGCAAGAAGGTACCCGAAAATGCGCATCAATTGTGTGCATCCTGGATATGTCAACACGGATATAAACTGGCATACAGGAACAATGCCTGTTGAAGAAGGAGCTGAAGGACCCGTCAAGCTGGCTCTTTTGCCCGATGGAGGACCTTCTGGTTGCTACTTTGATCGTACAGTAGTAGCCGAGTTTTAG